The DNA segment gtACTTCTTGTTTCTCTTTGGATAAAAAtccctgctaattttttttttatgttttataaatattgtatatatggTTATTCAGTATTATTACTAATACTGGTTTTAATGCTCTGGAGAGTGTTCTAGTTGCTGTGGGTCATGAGTAAATATTTTTGCTCATTATAAAGCTGTAGTTGGAATAAATGTCTTAACCCCCATTGTCCTGTTTGTGTTTTCAGATGGACGGAGACGGCAGCACCACAGATACCACTCAGTTAGGAATAACTGGAGAGTATATGACAGGAGGGACGTATGTCTTGCAGACCCAGGATGGTATAGACATGATCTCACCATAATTCATTATTCTGTGTCGGAGATAATGAGAAAAGTTGTTATGAGTTAAGTAGCAGTAGTTTgtctattgtaatgtttttttgtttgtttgttttgcagatgATGGGGATGAAAGTTACAATGACCATGAGGATGGCAACGGCAGTAAAGACCATTTCCGAGAGCAGGACATCTACCTTCCCATCGCAAATGTTGCCCGCATTATGAAGAATGCCATCCCACAGACCGGAAAGGTAATATTAGAGATTTTAGAAATTGTTTCCAGGTATGGAGAACTCATAATAACTctgttttcaatatattttatgagCTATAATTGTCCTTTTGGAATGCATCTATAGAAATCTTACGTAGGAGTAACCTTGATCTCTTCCGTCTTCTCTCTTTTTAAACAGATAGCAAAGGATGCAAAAGAGTGTGTGCAGGAGTGTGTGAGCGAGTTCATAAGCTTCATCACATCTGAGGCCAGCGAGCGATGCCATCAAGAGAAACGCAAGACCATAAACGGAGAGGACATCCTGTTTGCTATGTCCACTCTGGGTTTTGACATGTACTTGGAGCCGCTTAAAAACTACCTGCAGAAGTTCAGAGAGGTATTATTCACTTACATAagcaaaattaataattttttttgcacttttgaaATAGAATATCGTAGAATGTCATTTTTAGAAAAGCACTACCTGCATGTGTCATCATGAATATCAGTTTTAAAGCACAAATTGTGGTTAGAGGTGAAGTAACATATTCATGTTTCCAAGGCTATGAAGGGTGAGAAAGGCTTCACTCCGGTTACAGTCAGCGAAGGCCCTGGAGAAGAGCTTACAGATGACAGTTTCAGTAAGTGCAGTCTCTATTTCATTCATATAGCTTATATATTCTTGTGCCTTGTTCAGAAGATTTGATGCAGTCGAAATGTAAAGCATTATTCTCTTGCTTATTTCTAGCTATTTAAAGGTCTACATAATGAATTAATGTTGTGTTACTTTGAACTTCCAGCCGGTCAGTTGCCTGCAGGATTGATCACTGCTGATGGCCAGCAACAGAATGTGATGGTATATACCACCTCATACCAGCAGGTTAGTATGTTAAACAGATATATGACTGAAGATTCCTGATGACACTGAACCATTTACTGTTGTAAGATTTTAGTTATGCTCACTATTTAACCCATCTTTTTTTTCTATGATCCTTTAGATCCCTGGCGTTCAGCAGATACAATTCTCATGACCGTAGACTGTCCCAACTTATATCTAGTAGCCTGTCCAGTGTCCAGACAGACTTATCTCTTGCCTTGCAAAGTTTTCAGGTCAGTGCAGGAAGATCAAGAGATGCCTGGGTACCAGAACAGGAACAAAAGTGCCCGTTGTCAGGAGGATGATTTGATCTTAAGTGATGTCTTGTAATTCATTCAGTATTATACATTTAGGCCAGTTTGTTTTGAATGGTGTACTTGGCACAGGCCGAACCAAATTATGACTTTTGGGAGGGGGTTccttgtatttaatattattttagagTTTGGGATGGTGCAGTCGGAATCTAGAAGGGGAATCAAGGGAATTTTCATTTGGTCTTAATTAACCTATTGAACTGACATTGTTATGCCgattctttgaataaaaaaaaaaagtgatctgtATTTGTTTGAATGTTGTTTAAGTATGTCTTAAAAATCACCCAAGAATATTACAAAAGCTGATATAAATGATCaagatcaaaattaatttgaacagATGTATGCCTTGTCATAACAGTATTTCCAACTAAACTttattgcaatacatttttttagtaaACTTTAGTCTACACAAGAAGACGGGAGTGTACATCAAAAAATGTTCGATTTGTTACTAAAATGTTGTGgactaaatgtgtaaaaaaaaaaaaaaaaggctttccaAGATTGTCAAAGTTTATTTAGCAATCAAGAAAGGGTTGTAGAAATGTTAAGAGCTCGGTTAAAAATAGTTAGGTTAGTGACATACTAATGTAACATTAATACATATATAGCCTATAATGTAATGTAACTGCATAAGTGATTCTATAAATGGGATATTAAATATCCCTCAGTAGACAGATTATACTTATTatactggtggtggatgaggagatgcCCCCTGATGCTTTAAGTgcttagaaaagcgctatataaattcaAGGAGTTATTATCTGTGCAAGGTAAATGTGTATTACTATCTTTACCGTAATTAATGCACTGAATGTTTAACCCAAATTGCAGAATTTATGCTAATTTATTGCAAAATGTAGGATGTCTTAGTAGTTGTTTTTGTAATGGTAACAAAAGAGAATAATTTCCTGAATTGTTCTAGAACTTATTCTATATAAAACGGCATTGCGATTTTGGACAGTATTAagacacaggaaaaaaaaaagtttactccAGTTATGCTATAAAAGTCTTTTTAGGAGTAAGAATTGGACagcttttgaaaaataaaaataacgcaATCAAAAATGAGCTCAGTCGaatgaaaaaactgaaatgaaggGATCTCTGGTGGAGCTGTTTATGTTTCAACTACTGTCAATTATGCAGTTCCTAAAAATACAGGAGCCTATTTTAAGAAACATACATGCAGTTTAAGATATGGGGAAGCAGCTCCTTTTCCACTAAGGCATGAATACATATTGCTCACAAAAACCATATTAGGGATTTGGAggcattaaaaaaagtgttgcaTGTGGCTACAACAatccataataaaaataaacgcaTGATCTCAGTATAAAAAGTGTTAacataatatgtacattttacagTGATGATGACCTTTTTGGCTTATACTGATAAACCTAAAGCTTACAGTATAAACAAAACCATGACATTAAAAGGCAAtcaaaatatagaaaaacagTGAACGGAGATCAGTCAGTCATCAGGAGAGTACAAGAGTAAAATGGAAAAAGGCATTGTGAAATAATCAAGAGAGTGAAATGCAGTCCTGAAGTATTAGAGCTTTGGCAGTCGGTGCAGCAGCTTGCGACCCATCAGGGGTGAGAGTTCATCTGCAAGTGGTGTCAGGCTCTGCTGCTGGAGGACTGGAGTCTGCCTGCCCCGCTGACGATTTCAGTTTACTCGCATCTGCAGCATGACATATGAAGCAGTTAGGACCAGACTGTATATTGCATTGATATTATATTGCAGTGTACATTAATTTTCAGaagttatgaatattttaaaagtttttttaaatgtgtgtgacatgaaattgatcaaaagtgacagtaaaggcatttataatgttacaaaatatttctttttttaaagatactgttcttttaaacttcctattcatcaaattAACCTGATAAAATGTAAGTCGGCATTAATAATAAAGgattcttgagcactaaatcagcatattagaatgatttctgaaggatcatgtgacacttacgGGTtagagtgatgatgctgaaaattcagctttgcccatcataagaataatttacattttaaaatgtattattttaaattataataatatttcataatattgttttgtatttttggtcaaatactTGACCAATAAACATCAGCAGCATTAACAATGATATTATAAAGGTAAGTTGGccctttaatatttctttaattattgaaattatGATAATATAATCATCTggaatctgaataaataagctttcaattgatgttTGGTTTGGGGTTGTAAGGACATGAAAATCTGGAAGCtgaggatacaaaaaaaaaaaaaaaaatctagaggAAAATctactttaaagttgtccaaatgaagtccttagcaatgcacattactaaccagaaattaggtttagatattttta comes from the Carassius auratus strain Wakin chromosome 4, ASM336829v1, whole genome shotgun sequence genome and includes:
- the LOC113059071 gene encoding nuclear transcription factor Y subunit beta-like; the protein is MDGDGSTTDTTQLGITGEYMTGGTYVLQTQDDDGDESYNDHEDGNGSKDHFREQDIYLPIANVARIMKNAIPQTGKIAKDAKECVQECVSEFISFITSEASERCHQEKRKTINGEDILFAMSTLGFDMYLEPLKNYLQKFREAMKGEKGFTPVTVSEGPGEELTDDSFTGQLPAGLITADGQQQNVMVYTTSYQQIPGVQQIQFS